From the Methanobacterium sp. BAmetb5 genome, the window ATTGTAATCAAAAAAAATAAGGATTAGATGAGGGTTTAATACAGAGTATAAATCTCACCGGTTTGGGCATCAACATCCACGGACCATACATACTTTTTGTTGGAGTCCAACACTGGCACATGCCATACCATCTTGTTGTTCGGTGCTTTCATTAGATGAGGAGTTGATGCTGAGTAGTCAGTGAATCCATCATCTTTTAACAGTTTATTAACAATACTCATGGCCTGCTGGGATGTAATATTGGTCTTGGTGTTGTTGGTTACATTGGTGTGACTGGGATGGTTGGATTCATTGTGTTTGTAGGTAGTAGTGGTTGGTAAGTTGGTAGAATTATTCACGGTTATATTAGGGGTTTGAGAACTGCTATAAATAAAATAAGCCCCCACTCCCACAATGACTAACAGAACAACAATAATTAAGGCTATAATTTTTCTGTCCATTATTTCACCTCCCCTTAAATTATTATCATCCTTACTATCATGGAGAAGCATATATAAATGTAATGATGTGTTCACCTTCTTCCACATCCTTAAATTTAGTTTGATGACCTTATTTTCCAAAAAATCAGATACAGATCACGAAAAACTTGAAAAAATAATTTTCATCCCTTATAACCCCTGTTCTTTAAGGAAAGATGAAACAGCAGGGTTGTGTTAATACTAATTTTTGCCCTCGGAGGAAAATATTTATTAATTAATAACTTAATAATAGTTATAACAAGTATATTAACTAGTGGTGTATATGATGAGAATAAGCATGTCATTGCCCAAAAAGCTTTTAACTGAATTCGATGATGTCCTAAAGGACCGGGGATACAATTCCCGATCAAAGGGTATCAGAGATGCCTTGAAAGACTACATAGTGCGCTACCAGTGGATGAGGGATATGGAAGGAGATCGGGTGGGAATAGTGGCTGTTATCTACGACCACCATTACACCGGTGTGATGGAAGATCTCACCAATATCCAGCACCAGTTCCGGGAATATATAAACGCCAATATGCATATCCATATGACTGAAAATAAATGCCTGGAAGTTATAGTAGTCAAGGGAGATGCCCAGCAAATCAGGGACCTAACCGAAAAGATCATGAGGCTTAAGGGTGTGGAACACGTCAAATTAACCACCACTTCTGGTGGGGAAAAATTATAATGGGTAAGACCTAAAAAAAGTTGAAAAAACACCCATTCGACAAGAACAAACATCCTAAAGGTAGAACTGTTTGGATTTCCAATGGGTTAGATTTTCAATTGTGTTAGGTTCCCATGTTAGGTAAATTATTTTTTTAAACCCTATTTATTAAGCCCATCTAAATCGCACCCATACCGGGGCCCGGGGTTTACCCTTCACAATTTCATTGGCCTTTATTTCAGCTGGTAACTGTCGGGTGGTCAGGAGAATATCCAGATCAGAGGGAAATGGAATATCAGCTACTCCCCTATTTTTTTCTAAAAATTTCAGTATCTCCTTTCTATCTAAATCACTGAATCCAGTACCTACCTTGCCAAAGTACTGGCCATCTTTCTCCAGTATTAACGCCCCAAAGGCTATGCTTCCCGTGCTTTTGGTGGCTCCTACTACGTTAACATCTATGGTCTCTGATCTTTTGATCTTTAACCAGTGGGGTGATCTTTTCCCTGATTCGTATTTTGAACTGGCATTTTTAAGTATCAATCCTTCATAACCCTTTTGGATAGATTCAATGAAATGGTCTTTAATTTTTTTTGAGTTTACTGTTTTAAAGGGGACTATCTTAACATGACCCTCTTCCTGAACGGCCTTTAATAATATTTTCTTGCGCTGAACCAGTGCTTGGGAGGTTAGATCCTCCCCCTGAAACCGGAGGATATCAAAGAGGTTAAGGGTTGCCGGGAGTTTCTTGGCCAGGAGAGAGATTTTAAACCTATCTTCAACATTACGTTTTAAAAGTTTCCGGAACCCCCCGGGAACAGTTAGTTCCCCATCCAAAATCCAGTTATCCCCCTTTATATTTTTTTTAAGGCTGGAAATGATTTCAGGGAATTTGTATGAAACTTCCACGTGTCTGCGGGTCCACAGGTCAATCTGGTTCCCTTCGCGCATGGCGATGATCCTCTCACCATCCAGTTTAGGCTCGCTTACCCAGACACCCTCCAGGTGAACATCCCCCTCTGCCAGTTTACTGAGCATGGGCTCCATCATTTCCATGGCCTTGCACCTACTCTTCCATCATGGCCAACATTTTTTCCAGTTCTTTTTCCAGTGACCTGGTTTCTGGAGGCTTGATTTCAGGTATTAATTCTTCACCAGCAGCTTTTTTCTCAATAAGTTCCTTTAACTGTTGGGTGTAGGTTTCGGTGTAACTGGTCCAGTCAAAATCAAAGATCATGTTCTCCACCACCACAGAAGCCTTTTTAAGGAGAGTTGGGTCAACCTCTCCGGGAATGATTTCCACCTCCTGTGGTGATCGTACCTGTTCAAAATACAGTAACTGTTTCAGGAGGAATCCTTCCTCATAGGACTGTAGCATTCCAATATACTCGTTGTTGCGCTGCACCCATTTCACCACTGCCACCTTCTCCTTCCTTTCCATAACTTCCCGGAGCAGGTGGAAACTCTGACCAGTGCCCCCCTTTTTGGGGTTTTCAGTTCCCAGGTAGTAGGGTTTGGAAAGGGATATCTGGGGTACTTCATCATGTTCACAGAATCCCAGTATTTCCATGGTTCTGGTGGAGAAGGGGTGGAGATTTTTTATCTCTTCATCGGTGAACTGGATGCATTCCCCGGCGATGTCTATTGCTTTAGCGATTTCATGGGGTTCTAATTCTTTACCATCCTTTTCGCAAACCTTTTTGTAGTGAACTCGACCACAATCTGTTTTATGGACCAGGTGAAAACCGATATGGAGGTTTTCACTGGCAGCATACAGTCTGATGGGTATAAAAATAGTTCCAAATTTTATAGAGCCTGACCAGATGGATCGCATATAACTCATCTCCCACTGTGTATATGTTGTGAAAGAGAGTAATAGTTTGTTATAGGGGCCAAGTTCCGTGGAAATAGGGAACCTAAACTCTTCCAATCAACCTTCAATCATAATGATTATTCCTTTCGGGGACCCATGTCCAGTTTAAGGCCCCGGTTATTCTGACCCCATAATTTATGAGCGTATTCCACGATTTCCAGGATGTGCTGGTATTTTAATTCGGGTGTAATAGGGAGGGCTTTTCTCTCTATTTTATAGCGGTATCTTCCATAGAATGTGGTTTTGATCTTTTTATAATCTTCATCCATGGTTGAAATATAGTAGTAGGTTTTATCTGTCTCCTTTGCCGGGTTAAAGAGTTCTTCCATTTCCAGGGTAATTTCACACAGCACCCCCAGCACCAGATTTAAATCATCCTCATCTACGGGTATTTTCTTCTCCTGTTTATGGGCATTTACCTGGTAAACCCCGTCCAGGTACTCGGTGATCTGGCTGTGCCATTTCCGGAAATCCTCTGCAGGGAATACCAGCAAATCCTGGTGATTCTGGAAGAGATGGGGTTGATAAGTGATTATCTTCTTCTCCTGAACAATTCCGTAACTGCACCTCATTTTTATCAACGCTTAGACGATTATCATGTCAGTTTATTTAAATAACCACTGAACCTAAGATTATCAGTATTCTACCTGTCCCCGGGACCAGTTAACACCCAGGGATTCAGGAGTAACCATTTCGTTCAAAGAAGAAGGGAAAACCATTGGTGGTGAATCAATGGTATCTTGAATATAGGCGTCCAAGTAGGATTGCAATGGTTTATTACTGAAAATATCATCCAGATTTAAATTTAAACGGTGAATACTTTCCATGATTTTAAACCAAACCCCCATAACCCTCCATTCTTCACCCGGATCCATGGTCAGGTACGTCCGGTTGATCTGCTCCATCTGGGCACTCATAGACTGGTACATCCGCCTGAACTCTTCTCTGGTGAAAATAATAACTTCATCATGTTCATTAAAGTATTCCGGATGATAAAGATACACTTCCCTACCAAAAAGTACTCCCTGGCTTACTTTCAAAATGAATCACCTGCTCTGTTGAGGTACATGCCCTAATTTATACACCCCCCGGGACATGGGCGTTGTGGTAGAGAGTGTGGTTGAGAAGTACCCCTAATTCACAAAAATAGAACCTCACCCGAGACTTGAAAATAAATGTAATATACGGTGAGATAAATCCATCCTCAGAAAACAAGAAAAACCTAAGAAAATAAGAAAAAATAAAAAAAATAAGTAGTTTTAGAATAGTCCACTTTCTTTAAGCTTTTCTTCTGTCCACTGTGCCCGTTTATCAACTTTTTCCTTGATAATCATGGTTAGAACAAAGCTCACTGCCGGGAATATAGCCAGTGCTCCCATGCATCTCCAGAAGTTGCCCCATAATACTCCGGCAACTACCTCCCTCAGAGCCCCCACTGCGTAGGTCAGGGGGAGGTAGGGATTTATGGTCTGGAAAAAGGAAGGTAAAAGTTCTGGGGGGAACACGCCTCCCGTGGCAGTTATCTGCAGAACCAGTATTACAATGGCCATAGCCTTTCCTGCGTTTCCAAAGGCCGATGTCAGGGAGTAAACCACCACCATGGCACACAAACCAATATAAATCGTGGTTAAGGCAAACAGTAACGGGGATGAGACCTGGACATGCATGAGCAAGGCCCCAACTACAACTACCACCGATTGTAATAGTCCTAACACTAAAAATAAGCCCATCCTACCCATATACACTGTTTCGGCACTGTATTCTTTTTTGGATTTAACCCGCATGGAGATCATGGCCACTGCGATAATACAGCCAATCCATAGGGATATGGCAATATAGAATGGTGAAAGAGCCGAGCCATAGTTATCCACCGGATAGTAATGGGTTTTTTCCAGTTTTACCGGGCTTTCAAAGTAGCTTTTCACACCATTTTGATCGGTTTCGGAAAAGGCAATTAACCGGTCGAGATCGGCTTCATCAATGGAATTGACCTTGGCCGTTGCCAGTTGAACGGAACTTTTAACCTCCGGCCATTTGGTATTGGCCATGCTCAGTTTAGATGATGCTTCACTGACAATCCGGTTTATATTGTCTCGATTATTGGCCAGTAAGTTGATAGCAGCATCCATTTCGTCAATGGAACTTTTAAGCTGGCTTAACTTACCGGAAGGATCGTTGCTGGTTTTTATATCCTGCTCCACTTCTTGCAGGAGGGTGAGCACTGTGTTTGCTTTGGTAATGCCATCTTCAACCTTGTTTATGATGGGTATAAGATCCTCATCCCCGGTGGCATTGTAAAGTGCGGTTAAAAGAGAGTCAATATATCTCAAACCAGTTATGATGGTAGTGTCAATTGATTCCATGTCCTGAACTGTGGAAAGAGCCTCGGAGGGGTTGTTCTGAATGTAGCTGTACAGTGTGTCGTATTTGGCTTTAAGGGTATTAGCTTGACTCTGTATCTGGGGTAACTTAGCACTGAACTGGGGCCAGATCTGGTTCACTGTATTCATAAGGGAGTTACCCTGGTTGAGACTGTTATCTACCTCTCCCAACTTCCCGTTCAACTCATTTAACATGTATTTTGTTTTAAGAAACTGTGCCTTGTTTTCCTTGGCCAGTTCTCCCACATTACTGAGTTTACCGAATATGATACCATCCACAGTTTCCACGATTTCACTGTTGATTTTGGTCTGCAGGGTATCTGCCCCGGTGTTGGTCATTTTAGGGGCAATGGCATTGATTTTATCATTAACCACATATTCTATGGTGGCCTGCTGGGGGTTGGTGGTGTCAATGGATAGTACAGCCTGGCTAAAGTTACCCGGTATTATGAGAGCAGCGTAGTAGTCTCCATTCTTAACTCCGTTTTGTGCTGTTTCTTCATCAACAAATTGCCAGTTGAATTTATCGTTATTTTTCAATTCTTCAACCAGCATGTTGCCAACGTTGTACTGGGTCCCGTTAAGAGTGTAACCAGAATCTCCATTGGCCACGGCCACCTTAAGGTTGGAAGTTGTGGCATAGGGATCCCAGGTAGCCTGGATGTTCAGGAGCGCGTAGAGTGATGGAATAAGAATAATCGCCGCTAATACAATTAAAACTACGGGAGTATTCTTGATAGCTTTCATATCGTTTTTAAAGATTTCTCTTACGCCTTTAATCATTAAAACCATCCAAAAAATTAACTAAAATGTGACCAACAACTATAATAGAAGATAAAAATGTTATTCCTCTTTCTATAAATACCTTTTGTAGATTATTAATCATGTAAGATATGTTTGTGGTGTTTTATCCCCTGATATTACCACACTATTTGAAAATATGATTTTAACTATATCTAACTAAAAATTGGGAAGTATAAAGACATATTTATTGGGTTTACCCGAACC encodes:
- the nikR gene encoding nickel-responsive transcriptional regulator NikR → MMRISMSLPKKLLTEFDDVLKDRGYNSRSKGIRDALKDYIVRYQWMRDMEGDRVGIVAVIYDHHYTGVMEDLTNIQHQFREYINANMHIHMTENKCLEVIVVKGDAQQIRDLTEKIMRLKGVEHVKLTTTSGGEKL
- a CDS encoding ATP-dependent DNA ligase; translated protein: MEMMEPMLSKLAEGDVHLEGVWVSEPKLDGERIIAMREGNQIDLWTRRHVEVSYKFPEIISSLKKNIKGDNWILDGELTVPGGFRKLLKRNVEDRFKISLLAKKLPATLNLFDILRFQGEDLTSQALVQRKKILLKAVQEEGHVKIVPFKTVNSKKIKDHFIESIQKGYEGLILKNASSKYESGKRSPHWLKIKRSETIDVNVVGATKSTGSIAFGALILEKDGQYFGKVGTGFSDLDRKEILKFLEKNRGVADIPFPSDLDILLTTRQLPAEIKANEIVKGKPRAPVWVRFRWA
- a CDS encoding Ku protein; amino-acid sequence: MRSIWSGSIKFGTIFIPIRLYAASENLHIGFHLVHKTDCGRVHYKKVCEKDGKELEPHEIAKAIDIAGECIQFTDEEIKNLHPFSTRTMEILGFCEHDEVPQISLSKPYYLGTENPKKGGTGQSFHLLREVMERKEKVAVVKWVQRNNEYIGMLQSYEEGFLLKQLLYFEQVRSPQEVEIIPGEVDPTLLKKASVVVENMIFDFDWTSYTETYTQQLKELIEKKAAGEELIPEIKPPETRSLEKELEKMLAMMEE
- a CDS encoding YhgE/Pip domain-containing protein; translation: MIKGVREIFKNDMKAIKNTPVVLIVLAAIILIPSLYALLNIQATWDPYATTSNLKVAVANGDSGYTLNGTQYNVGNMLVEELKNNDKFNWQFVDEETAQNGVKNGDYYAALIIPGNFSQAVLSIDTTNPQQATIEYVVNDKINAIAPKMTNTGADTLQTKINSEIVETVDGIIFGKLSNVGELAKENKAQFLKTKYMLNELNGKLGEVDNSLNQGNSLMNTVNQIWPQFSAKLPQIQSQANTLKAKYDTLYSYIQNNPSEALSTVQDMESIDTTIITGLRYIDSLLTALYNATGDEDLIPIINKVEDGITKANTVLTLLQEVEQDIKTSNDPSGKLSQLKSSIDEMDAAINLLANNRDNINRIVSEASSKLSMANTKWPEVKSSVQLATAKVNSIDEADLDRLIAFSETDQNGVKSYFESPVKLEKTHYYPVDNYGSALSPFYIAISLWIGCIIAVAMISMRVKSKKEYSAETVYMGRMGLFLVLGLLQSVVVVVGALLMHVQVSSPLLFALTTIYIGLCAMVVVYSLTSAFGNAGKAMAIVILVLQITATGGVFPPELLPSFFQTINPYLPLTYAVGALREVVAGVLWGNFWRCMGALAIFPAVSFVLTMIIKEKVDKRAQWTEEKLKESGLF